A section of the Oryzias melastigma strain HK-1 linkage group LG2, ASM292280v2, whole genome shotgun sequence genome encodes:
- the si:ch211-246m6.4 gene encoding basic helix-loop-helix transcription factor scleraxis yields MKSSCSAVRTEGFASDLEDPESGSDCSNSPRREPGGAVREEVDDSQPAGSIQRRRRSSSGEARLCGVSKQRQAANARERDRTHSVNTAFTALRTLIPTEPADRKLSKIETLRLASSYISHLANVLLLGEDCGDGQPCLRYQGVLHGPAALNTPPLRPICTFCLSNQRKLLRDGGKFSAVV; encoded by the exons ATGAAGTCCAGCTGCAGCGCCGTGCGCACCGAGGGCTTCGCCTCCGACCTGGAGGACCCGGAGAGCGGCAGCGACTGCTCCAACAGCCCCCGCAGAGAGCCCGGGGGGGCTGTGAGGGAGGAGGTGGATGACTCTCAACCCGCAGGGTCCAtccagaggaggagaaggagcagcAGCGGAGAGGCGCGTCTGTGTGGCGTGAGCAAGCAGAGGCAGGCGGCGAACGCGCGGGAGCGGGACAGGACGCACAGCGTCAACACGGCTTTCACGGCGCTGCGCACGCTCATCCCCACCGAGCCCGCCGACAGGAAGCTCTCCAAGATAGAGACGCTGCGGCTCGCCTCCAGCTACATCTCCCACCTGGCCAACGTGCTGCTGCTGGGGGAGGACTGTGGGGACGGTCAGCCGTGCCTGCGCTACCAGGGCGTCCTGCACGGACCTGCTGCACTTAACACGCCCCCACTGCGGCCCATCTGCACGTTCTGCTTGAGCAACCAAAGAAAACTG ctcaGAGATGGAGGGAAGTTCTCAGCAGTCGTCTGA
- the bzw1a gene encoding basic leucine zipper and W2 domain-containing protein 1-A isoform X2: MNNQKQQKPTLTGQRFKTRKRDEKERFDPTQFQESIVQGLNQTGTDLEAVAKFLDASGAKLDYRRYAETLFDILVAGGMLAPGGTLSDDMTRTEFCLFRAQEDLETMQAYAQVFNKLIRRYKYLEKGFEEEIKKLLLFLKGFTESERNKLAMLTGILLANGNISASILSSLFNENLVKEGVSAAFAVKLFKSWIAEKDINSVAGSLRKVGMDNRLMELFPANKRSCEHFSKYFTDAGLKELSDFARNQQSIGARKELQKELQEMMARGDPQKEIIAYTKEEMKKSNLSEQAMISMIWTSVMSSVEWNKKEELVTEQAIKHLKQYSPLLKAFTSQGLSELSLLLKIQEYCYDNIHFMKAFQKIVVLLYKADVLSEEAILKWYTEAHLAKGKSVFLEQMKKFVEWLKNAEEESESDEEEAD, encoded by the exons ATGAATAATCAAAAGCAGCAAAAGCCAACGCTTACCGGCCAGCGTTTCAAAACGAGGAAAAGAG ATGAAAAGGAGAGATTTGACCCTACTCAGTTTCAAGAAAGTATCGTACAAGGCTTGAATCAAACTGGCACTGACTTGGAAGCGGTCGCAAAGTTTCTCGATGCCTCTGGTGCCAAGCTCGACTACCGCCGGTATGCAGAGACACTCTTCGACATCCTGGTGGCCGGCGGGATGCTGG CGCCAGGCGGGACTCTGTCCGACGACATGACCCGAACCGAGTTCTGCCTCTTTAGGGCACAAGAAGACCTGGAGACAATGCAAGCATATGCTCAG GTTTTTAACAAGCTGATCAGGCGCTACAAGTACCTGGAGAAGGGGTTCGAAGAGGAGATCAAGAAG ctgctgctgttcctTAAGGGGTTCACCGAGTCCGAGCGCAACAAGCTGGCCATGCTGACCGGCATCCTGCTGGCCAACGGCAACATCTCGGCCTCCATCCTGAGCAGCCTTTTCAACGAGAACCTCGTCAAAGAAG GAGTCTCCGCAGCCTTCGCTGTCAAGCTGTTCAAGTCGTGGATCGCGGAGAAAGACATAAACTCTGTCGCCGGCAGTCTCCGTAAAGTTGGCATGGACAACCGGCTGATG GAACTCTTTCCTGCCAACAAACGGAGCTGCGAGCATTTTTCAAAGTACTTCACTGACGCGGGGCTGAAGGAGCTGTCCGACTTCGCCCGCAACCAGCAGTCCATCGGCGCCCGCAAGGAGCTGCAGAAGGAGCTCCAGGAGATGATGGCCCGCGGCGACCCCCAGAAGGAG ATCATCGCCTACACCaaggaggagatgaagaagTCCAACCTCTCTGAACAGGCCATGATCAGCATGATCTGGACCAGTGTGATGAGCTCTGTGGAGTGGAACAAGAAGGAGGAGCTGGTGACCGAACAAGCCATCAAACACTTGAAG CAATACAGCCCACTGCTGAAAGCCTTCACCTCCCAGGGTCTGTCGGAGCTCAGCCTGCTGCTGAAGATCCAGGAGTACTGCTACGACAACATCCACTTCATGAAGGCCTTCCAGAAGATCGTGGTGCTCCTCTACAAAG CGGACGTTTTGAGCGAAGAGGCCATCCTGAAGTGGTACACGGAGGCCCACCTCGCCAAGGGGAAGAGCGTGTTCCTCGAGCAGATGAAGAAGTTTGTGGAGTGGCTGAAGAACGCCGAGGAAG AATCTGAGTCGGATGAAGAGGAGGCGGACTGA
- the bzw1a gene encoding basic leucine zipper and W2 domain-containing protein 1-A isoform X1, whose amino-acid sequence MGQPPVQVSFMNNQKQQKPTLTGQRFKTRKRDEKERFDPTQFQESIVQGLNQTGTDLEAVAKFLDASGAKLDYRRYAETLFDILVAGGMLAPGGTLSDDMTRTEFCLFRAQEDLETMQAYAQVFNKLIRRYKYLEKGFEEEIKKLLLFLKGFTESERNKLAMLTGILLANGNISASILSSLFNENLVKEGVSAAFAVKLFKSWIAEKDINSVAGSLRKVGMDNRLMELFPANKRSCEHFSKYFTDAGLKELSDFARNQQSIGARKELQKELQEMMARGDPQKEIIAYTKEEMKKSNLSEQAMISMIWTSVMSSVEWNKKEELVTEQAIKHLKQYSPLLKAFTSQGLSELSLLLKIQEYCYDNIHFMKAFQKIVVLLYKADVLSEEAILKWYTEAHLAKGKSVFLEQMKKFVEWLKNAEEESESDEEEAD is encoded by the exons ATGGGTCAACCCCCTGTACAG GTGTCTTTTATGAATAATCAAAAGCAGCAAAAGCCAACGCTTACCGGCCAGCGTTTCAAAACGAGGAAAAGAG ATGAAAAGGAGAGATTTGACCCTACTCAGTTTCAAGAAAGTATCGTACAAGGCTTGAATCAAACTGGCACTGACTTGGAAGCGGTCGCAAAGTTTCTCGATGCCTCTGGTGCCAAGCTCGACTACCGCCGGTATGCAGAGACACTCTTCGACATCCTGGTGGCCGGCGGGATGCTGG CGCCAGGCGGGACTCTGTCCGACGACATGACCCGAACCGAGTTCTGCCTCTTTAGGGCACAAGAAGACCTGGAGACAATGCAAGCATATGCTCAG GTTTTTAACAAGCTGATCAGGCGCTACAAGTACCTGGAGAAGGGGTTCGAAGAGGAGATCAAGAAG ctgctgctgttcctTAAGGGGTTCACCGAGTCCGAGCGCAACAAGCTGGCCATGCTGACCGGCATCCTGCTGGCCAACGGCAACATCTCGGCCTCCATCCTGAGCAGCCTTTTCAACGAGAACCTCGTCAAAGAAG GAGTCTCCGCAGCCTTCGCTGTCAAGCTGTTCAAGTCGTGGATCGCGGAGAAAGACATAAACTCTGTCGCCGGCAGTCTCCGTAAAGTTGGCATGGACAACCGGCTGATG GAACTCTTTCCTGCCAACAAACGGAGCTGCGAGCATTTTTCAAAGTACTTCACTGACGCGGGGCTGAAGGAGCTGTCCGACTTCGCCCGCAACCAGCAGTCCATCGGCGCCCGCAAGGAGCTGCAGAAGGAGCTCCAGGAGATGATGGCCCGCGGCGACCCCCAGAAGGAG ATCATCGCCTACACCaaggaggagatgaagaagTCCAACCTCTCTGAACAGGCCATGATCAGCATGATCTGGACCAGTGTGATGAGCTCTGTGGAGTGGAACAAGAAGGAGGAGCTGGTGACCGAACAAGCCATCAAACACTTGAAG CAATACAGCCCACTGCTGAAAGCCTTCACCTCCCAGGGTCTGTCGGAGCTCAGCCTGCTGCTGAAGATCCAGGAGTACTGCTACGACAACATCCACTTCATGAAGGCCTTCCAGAAGATCGTGGTGCTCCTCTACAAAG CGGACGTTTTGAGCGAAGAGGCCATCCTGAAGTGGTACACGGAGGCCCACCTCGCCAAGGGGAAGAGCGTGTTCCTCGAGCAGATGAAGAAGTTTGTGGAGTGGCTGAAGAACGCCGAGGAAG AATCTGAGTCGGATGAAGAGGAGGCGGACTGA